One genomic region from Flagellimonas oceani encodes:
- a CDS encoding SDR family NAD(P)-dependent oxidoreductase, producing MTNNKIALVTGGSRGLGRDMAINLAVKGLDVVLTYHSNEEAAKEVIKEIEGKGQKGVALQLDVTDLSSYDSFISSLIGSLEENFDTDKIDYLINNGGFIYYIPYGEATRDQFDDLLNVHFKGPFFLTQLLLGNMNDNGGLVNISTGLARFTTPGFATYAAMKGAMETLTKYQAKELGQRGIRSNIVAPGPIETDVMGGAVRDNKEMNQHLASQTALGRVGLPDDIGSVVAFLCTDDAKWINGERIEISGGSNL from the coding sequence ATGACAAATAACAAAATAGCATTAGTGACCGGCGGTAGCCGAGGATTGGGTAGGGATATGGCCATTAATCTGGCAGTTAAAGGACTGGATGTGGTACTTACGTACCATTCCAATGAAGAGGCGGCCAAAGAAGTTATCAAAGAGATTGAGGGCAAGGGACAGAAAGGGGTGGCCTTACAACTGGATGTCACCGACCTTTCCAGCTATGACTCCTTCATTTCTTCCCTAATTGGTTCTTTGGAAGAGAACTTCGACACGGACAAGATAGATTACTTGATCAATAATGGTGGTTTTATCTATTACATACCCTATGGTGAGGCAACTAGGGACCAATTTGACGACTTGCTCAACGTTCACTTTAAAGGTCCCTTTTTCCTCACCCAGCTTTTGTTGGGCAACATGAACGACAATGGGGGGCTTGTAAATATTTCTACAGGACTTGCCCGTTTTACCACTCCAGGATTCGCCACATATGCCGCAATGAAGGGAGCCATGGAAACATTGACAAAATATCAGGCCAAGGAATTGGGCCAGCGTGGAATCCGCTCGAACATAGTTGCACCTGGCCCCATAGAAACGGATGTAATGGGAGGTGCCGTTAGGGACAATAAGGAAATGAACCAACATCTTGCCTCCCAAACTGCTCTTGGCCGTGTTGGGCTTCCCGATGATATTGGTAGTGTGGTGGCATTCCTTTGTACCGATGATGCCAAATGGATCAATGGTGAGCGTATTGAAATATCAGGTGGTTCCAATCTATAG
- a CDS encoding SDR family NAD(P)-dependent oxidoreductase, with translation MESKKTVMITGANQGIGFATAKKLLQLGHYHVYIGSRNQENGENAKKDLEKLGFSDFDIVQIDVTDKNTITSTVEKLEGTITHLDILINNAGISGALRINKSAAEGEPFMEQDITTIPLKEVRKVFDVNFFGAIEVTQSFLPLLQKAPSPKIINISSGLGSLTNHTDPEAPYYEHMKGIKLGAYNTSKTALNAFTVMLAAQLQDTSFQINSVSPGFAATNLNNYSGTQNPSEAVDSIIEFVTMGDKGPTGKFFEKEEIAW, from the coding sequence ATGGAAAGTAAAAAAACCGTAATGATCACTGGGGCCAATCAAGGCATAGGATTTGCCACAGCAAAGAAACTTTTGCAACTGGGCCACTACCATGTTTATATCGGAAGTAGAAATCAGGAAAATGGAGAGAACGCCAAAAAGGACCTTGAAAAGCTTGGTTTTTCAGACTTTGACATCGTACAGATCGATGTTACCGATAAAAACACGATAACAAGCACCGTTGAAAAACTTGAAGGTACCATCACACATTTGGATATTCTCATCAACAATGCTGGAATTTCCGGGGCGTTACGGATAAACAAATCTGCCGCAGAAGGAGAGCCGTTTATGGAACAGGATATCACGACCATTCCTTTGAAAGAAGTAAGGAAGGTATTTGATGTCAATTTCTTTGGGGCCATTGAGGTAACGCAATCCTTTTTACCTCTGCTCCAAAAGGCACCCTCCCCAAAAATCATCAACATATCCAGTGGCTTGGGCTCCTTGACCAACCATACCGATCCCGAGGCTCCCTATTACGAGCATATGAAAGGCATCAAATTAGGCGCTTACAATACTTCCAAAACAGCATTAAATGCATTTACCGTAATGCTGGCCGCCCAATTACAAGACACTTCCTTTCAGATAAACAGTGTTTCTCCCGGTTTTGCCGCCACAAACCTGAACAATTATTCAGGGACACAGAATCCCTCTGAGGCCGTAGACTCCATCATTGAATTCGTAACAATGGGCGACAAGGGACCTACAGGTAAATTTTTTGAAAAAGAGGAAATTGCTTGGTAG
- a CDS encoding NAD(P)H-binding protein — translation MKIIVTGSLGNISRPLTKELIGKGHQVTVVSSNAGRTQEIEGLGAKAAIGLLEDLEFLKQTFSGADAVYTMVPPANYFDHSLHLPSYYTRLGSNYAKAIEQSSVGRVVNLSSIGAHMDQGNGILLGTHLVENLLNDLPSEVVISHIRPTEFYYNLLPQVHRIKNSGFMASNIDGEVVNAWVSPLDIATVVGEEITSVTMERKVRYVASEEITYDELVRILGKAIGQPSLGWVTLMDEQMIEGLVAIGMNPTIAEEMTEMYAAINSGLLYEHYRLNRPSTMGQVKVRDFAEDFAAAYNRL, via the coding sequence ATGAAAATTATCGTGACAGGTTCTTTAGGGAACATCAGTAGACCCCTTACCAAGGAATTGATTGGAAAGGGACACCAGGTAACCGTTGTGAGCAGCAATGCTGGAAGGACGCAAGAAATAGAGGGATTGGGGGCGAAGGCGGCCATCGGACTTCTGGAGGATTTGGAATTTTTGAAACAAACTTTCTCAGGGGCCGACGCGGTATATACCATGGTTCCTCCGGCCAATTATTTCGACCACAGCCTTCACCTGCCGTCCTATTATACCCGATTGGGCAGCAATTATGCCAAAGCGATTGAACAATCAAGTGTTGGGCGTGTGGTCAATCTTAGCAGCATCGGTGCCCATATGGATCAAGGGAACGGTATACTTCTTGGAACACATCTTGTCGAAAATTTGTTGAACGACCTGCCGTCCGAGGTTGTTATTTCACACATCCGTCCTACGGAATTTTATTATAACTTGTTGCCACAGGTACACCGTATAAAAAACAGTGGATTCATGGCGTCCAACATTGATGGCGAAGTGGTGAATGCATGGGTGTCGCCCTTGGACATAGCCACTGTGGTTGGCGAGGAAATCACCTCGGTTACCATGGAAAGAAAAGTACGCTACGTAGCCAGTGAAGAAATCACCTACGACGAATTGGTCCGTATTTTGGGCAAGGCTATTGGACAACCAAGCTTGGGTTGGGTGACCCTTATGGATGAACAAATGATTGAAGGATTGGTGGCAATTGGGATGAATCCCACCATAGCCGAGGAGATGACCGAAATGTATGCGGCGATCAACAGTGGATTGCTTTACGAACACTATAGATTGAACAGGCCCAGTACAATGGGGCAGGTCAAGGTAAGGGATTTTGCGGAGGACTTTGCCGCCGCCTACAATCGTTTATAA
- a CDS encoding winged helix-turn-helix transcriptional regulator: MEDLKKLMANTDKCPSTYILALLDTMNVINGKWKLPIIASLLRDKRRFKDLQDSVHNITPRMLSKELKELELNGIVKREVYDQTPVLIEYGLTPSGEHMISVIDAMIQWGIDHREQTIKHHLNSKKSIPS, translated from the coding sequence ATGGAAGACCTGAAGAAACTTATGGCCAATACGGACAAATGTCCAAGCACCTATATTCTAGCTTTATTGGACACCATGAACGTTATCAATGGAAAATGGAAATTACCGATTATAGCTTCCCTACTACGGGATAAAAGAAGATTCAAGGATTTACAGGATAGCGTGCACAATATTACCCCAAGAATGTTGTCAAAAGAACTGAAGGAACTGGAACTTAACGGAATTGTAAAACGTGAGGTTTATGACCAAACCCCGGTATTGATCGAATATGGACTTACGCCTTCAGGTGAACATATGATATCCGTCATCGATGCTATGATTCAGTGGGGAATCGATCACAGGGAACAAACCATTAAGCATCATTTAAATTCCAAGAAATCAATTCCCTCTTAG
- a CDS encoding helix-turn-helix domain-containing protein: MKNKIKKIRTISEFHRLKNLEKPKHPLISLVDYSQLKDSPEDNDVNWLHNFYSIAIKRNLDVKMMYGQQEYDFDEGLMSFLAPNQVLNVVVEDDTTNSDRSGWLLLFHEDFIWNTTLAKSIGKYDFFDYAVNEALFLSNREEKILETVFQNINGEIDTNIDAYSQNIIITQIELLLNYSERFYNRQFITRKKGNHKILAQLEELLNDYFNSNRLVDNGLPSVQDIAGELHMSPNYLTGLLKSLTGLSTRQHIHQKLIERAKEKLSTTNLTVSEIAYDLGFEHVQSFSKLFKAKTRQSPLEFRASFN, from the coding sequence ATGAAAAATAAAATAAAGAAGATACGCACAATATCCGAATTTCATCGCCTTAAAAATTTGGAGAAGCCCAAACATCCCTTGATCAGTTTGGTGGACTATTCACAGTTGAAAGATTCACCTGAGGATAACGATGTAAATTGGTTACATAATTTTTATTCCATTGCCATAAAAAGAAACTTGGATGTTAAAATGATGTACGGGCAGCAAGAATATGACTTTGACGAAGGTCTGATGTCTTTTCTCGCACCCAACCAAGTCCTGAATGTGGTCGTGGAAGATGATACGACAAATAGTGACAGATCAGGTTGGCTGTTGTTGTTTCATGAAGATTTTATTTGGAATACCACTCTTGCCAAATCGATTGGTAAATATGATTTTTTTGATTACGCGGTCAACGAGGCCCTATTTTTATCTAATAGGGAGGAAAAGATTTTGGAAACCGTTTTTCAAAATATCAATGGGGAAATCGATACCAACATAGATGCGTACAGCCAAAACATCATCATAACACAGATCGAATTGTTGCTCAATTATTCGGAACGGTTCTATAACCGTCAGTTCATCACAAGAAAGAAAGGCAACCACAAAATTCTTGCTCAATTGGAAGAACTTTTGAATGATTATTTCAATAGTAACCGTCTCGTGGATAACGGGTTGCCCAGTGTTCAGGATATTGCAGGTGAGTTGCACATGTCCCCGAATTACCTGACAGGACTGTTAAAATCACTGACAGGCTTGAGTACCCGTCAACATATCCATCAAAAATTGATTGAAAGGGCCAAAGAAAAACTCTCCACCACAAATTTGACCGTCAGTGAAATTGCATACGACTTGGGTTTTGAGCATGTCCAATCATTCAGTAAGTTGTTTAAGGCCAAGACAAGGCAATCACCTCTGGAATTTAGAGCAAGTTTTAATTAA
- a CDS encoding helix-turn-helix domain-containing protein, with translation MDNTFRIHSLSEFHSLCNLPQPEHPLISLIDYSLVEYPFEENHISWIQDFYSIGLKRNVTAKFNYGQQVYDFNKGLLSFISPLQFLRLEIDQEAKVQPSGWLLLIHPDFLWNTALAKKIKSFDFFGYAANEALFLSDKEERAIEHILLNIEQEYQNHIDRFSQELIVNQVERLLIYAERYYERQFITRKKSNFELLDKFEQILQRYFDHGKGLEEGIPKVTAIAEELHISPNYLGTLLRIHTQQNTQEHIQNKMIGYAKERLSTTRMTIGEVAYELGFEYPQSFSKLFKQKTQLSPSEFRKNFN, from the coding sequence ATGGACAATACATTTCGTATACATTCACTATCGGAGTTTCACTCTTTGTGCAATCTCCCACAACCTGAACATCCGCTTATCAGCCTGATCGATTACAGTCTGGTGGAATACCCCTTTGAAGAAAACCATATCAGTTGGATACAGGACTTTTATTCCATTGGGCTTAAGCGAAATGTGACCGCCAAATTCAATTATGGGCAACAGGTGTATGATTTCAACAAGGGTTTGCTGAGTTTTATTTCACCGCTCCAGTTTCTCAGACTGGAAATTGATCAAGAGGCCAAGGTGCAACCGAGCGGTTGGCTCCTATTGATTCACCCTGACTTTCTATGGAACACCGCTTTGGCCAAAAAAATAAAGTCCTTTGACTTCTTCGGATACGCCGCTAACGAAGCACTTTTCCTATCCGATAAGGAGGAACGGGCCATTGAACACATCCTGCTCAACATAGAGCAGGAATATCAAAATCATATCGATAGGTTCAGTCAGGAACTTATTGTAAACCAAGTGGAAAGATTGCTCATTTATGCAGAGCGCTATTACGAGCGTCAGTTTATAACCAGAAAAAAGTCCAATTTTGAACTTTTGGATAAATTTGAGCAAATCTTACAGCGCTATTTTGACCATGGGAAGGGCCTTGAGGAGGGTATACCCAAAGTAACGGCCATTGCCGAGGAATTGCATATTTCTCCCAATTATTTAGGGACCCTGCTACGAATACATACCCAACAAAATACCCAGGAACACATACAAAATAAAATGATCGGTTATGCCAAGGAACGACTTAGCACGACCCGTATGACCATTGGTGAAGTGGCCTATGAGCTTGGTTTTGAGTATCCCCAGTCCTTCAGTAAACTCTTTAAACAAAAGACCCAACTTTCCCCTTCCGAATTTAGAAAGAACTTTAACTAA
- a CDS encoding SDR family oxidoreductase, whose translation MILITGATGQFGSKAIEHLLKKGIEGTRIAALVRDESKAGKLHHHAVEVRYGDYSNQESMVQAFQGVKKLLLVSSNDKQIENRTKHHISALKAAKDAGVDHVVYTSFVRKAEFKDSSIAEFLQSHVETENYLKDSGMEYTILQNGIYLEMIPIFLGEMVKETGTIYLPAETGRASWVSRDDLAEVAANILVSEGHMNKVYNLTNTESSSYSDIADELSKVLHQKIRYISPMVDEYQNTLSNLQVPEIYVHMLSMWSQALAEGMMDKEDVLLEELLGRRPLDTATFLHKVYGQQAGR comes from the coding sequence ATGATTTTAATTACTGGGGCTACAGGGCAATTTGGGTCCAAAGCCATAGAACATTTGCTGAAAAAAGGAATTGAAGGTACGCGAATAGCTGCATTGGTGCGCGATGAATCCAAGGCTGGCAAGCTACATCATCATGCAGTGGAAGTGAGGTACGGAGATTATTCAAATCAGGAATCAATGGTCCAAGCCTTTCAAGGCGTGAAAAAATTATTGTTGGTTTCAAGCAATGATAAGCAAATCGAGAACCGAACGAAACATCATATTAGCGCCTTGAAAGCCGCTAAAGACGCTGGTGTCGACCATGTGGTATATACCTCATTTGTTCGGAAAGCCGAATTTAAGGACTCGTCGATAGCTGAATTTCTTCAATCCCACGTGGAAACCGAAAACTACCTAAAGGATTCCGGAATGGAGTATACCATCCTTCAGAATGGGATTTACCTTGAAATGATCCCAATTTTTTTGGGGGAGATGGTAAAAGAAACGGGTACCATTTATCTTCCTGCCGAAACAGGTAGGGCCAGTTGGGTATCCAGGGATGACTTGGCAGAGGTCGCAGCCAATATCCTAGTTTCCGAAGGCCATATGAATAAAGTGTACAATCTTACGAATACCGAATCCAGCTCCTATTCGGATATAGCCGATGAGCTGTCGAAAGTTTTACATCAAAAGATAAGGTATATATCACCTATGGTGGATGAATACCAGAATACGTTGAGCAATCTTCAAGTCCCGGAAATCTATGTGCATATGCTCAGCATGTGGTCACAAGCACTGGCAGAAGGGATGATGGACAAGGAGGATGTTCTTTTGGAAGAGCTGCTGGGTAGAAGACCCCTTGATACCGCAACTTTTCTCCATAAAGTATATGGTCAACAAGCAGGTAGATAA
- a CDS encoding helix-turn-helix domain-containing protein, whose amino-acid sequence MAPRRFKTISEYHQFRRLPKPEHPLISVVNFESFTQLGDDEPKSIVQDFYVVALKKNVNCTMYYGQGEYDFNEGAMFFMSPGQVFSIEAKDTLTHSGWLLLIHPDFLWNTSLVKTIKQYEYFGYSVNEALFLSEKEEMTITSVLKNIAEEYHSNIDKYSQNIIISQIETLLNYAERFYQRQFITRQKSNALILHRMEELLDGHFDNSSLVDKGLPTVKMLAESLHLSPNYLNAVLKTLTGQSTQQHIHEKLIARAKERLSTTSLSVSEIAFELGYEHPQSFNKLFKTKTKQSPLEFRASFN is encoded by the coding sequence ATGGCCCCCCGTAGGTTTAAGACAATCAGTGAGTACCACCAATTCAGGCGGTTGCCCAAGCCAGAGCATCCCCTGATCAGTGTGGTGAATTTTGAATCGTTTACCCAACTGGGGGACGATGAACCCAAAAGTATCGTGCAGGATTTTTATGTGGTTGCATTAAAAAAGAATGTGAACTGCACGATGTACTATGGTCAAGGGGAGTATGACTTCAATGAAGGGGCCATGTTCTTTATGTCACCGGGACAGGTGTTTTCCATTGAGGCCAAGGATACGTTGACACATTCGGGATGGCTGCTTTTGATCCATCCCGATTTTTTATGGAACACCAGCTTGGTCAAAACCATAAAGCAGTACGAATATTTTGGATATTCGGTAAATGAGGCCTTGTTTTTGTCGGAAAAAGAGGAGATGACAATCACATCGGTTCTCAAAAATATTGCTGAAGAATACCATTCTAACATTGACAAATACAGTCAAAACATCATTATATCCCAAATAGAGACGCTGCTCAACTATGCGGAACGTTTCTATCAACGTCAGTTCATCACAAGACAGAAGTCCAATGCGTTGATATTACATCGTATGGAGGAATTACTGGATGGACATTTTGATAACAGCTCTTTGGTGGATAAGGGCTTGCCAACTGTTAAAATGTTGGCGGAAAGCCTTCATTTATCCCCCAACTATTTGAATGCCGTGCTAAAGACCTTAACCGGGCAAAGTACACAACAGCATATCCATGAAAAATTGATAGCAAGGGCCAAAGAACGATTGTCGACCACAAGCCTTTCCGTTAGTGAGATAGCTTTTGAACTGGGCTATGAACACCCCCAGAGTTTCAATAAATTATTTAAGACCAAAACCAAGCAAAGTCCTTTGGAGTTTAGGGCAAGTTTCAATTAA